Proteins encoded by one window of Kribbella flavida DSM 17836:
- a CDS encoding MerR family transcriptional regulator produces MRITEAAKLLGTTPRMLRYREKLGLLPRTRSSRTAQRQYDDRDLAAVKLALELEHRYDVTPAALAFALRALAEPSVAADLRNLGYRTGRLSSPPSPAEIDRERALRWLGRSGVLPPPPKRPR; encoded by the coding sequence ATGCGCATCACCGAGGCCGCCAAGCTGCTGGGCACCACGCCCCGCATGCTGCGCTACCGGGAGAAGCTCGGCCTGCTGCCGAGGACCCGGTCCAGCCGCACCGCCCAGCGCCAGTACGACGACCGCGACCTGGCCGCGGTGAAACTCGCCCTCGAGCTCGAGCACCGGTACGACGTGACGCCGGCCGCGCTCGCCTTCGCGCTCCGCGCCCTGGCCGAACCGTCGGTCGCCGCCGACCTGCGCAACCTCGGCTACCGTACCGGCCGGCTCAGCAGCCCACCCAGCCCGGCCGAGATCGACCGCGAGCGCGCCCTGCGCTGGCTCGGCCGCTCCGGCGTCCTGCCACCCCCACCCAAACGCCCCCGCTGA
- the ahcY gene encoding adenosylhomocysteinase encodes MTFDYKVADLGLAEFGRKEIRLAEHEMPGLMAMRAQYGESKPLAGAKIMGSLHMTIQTAVLIETLTALGAEVRWVSCNIFSTQDHAAAAVVVGPDGTADAPAGVPVFAWKGETLEEYWWCTEQALKWPGGEGPNMILDDGGDATMLVHKGTEFEKAGAVPDPSTAESEEFAVVLKLLGRTLQEDPQLWTTIGQAILGVTEETTTGVHRLYEMHKAGTLLFPAINVNDSVTKSKFDNKYGCRHSLIDGINRATDVLIGGKVAVVCGYGDVGKGCAESLRGQGARVIVTEIDPICALQAAMDGYQVTTIEDVVGTADIFVTTTGNKDVITADHMAQMKHQAIVGNIGHFDNEIDMAGLYKTPGIERVTIKPQVDEFRFADGHTVIILSEGRLLNLGNATGHPSFVMSNSFTNQVLAQIELFVKTAEYPTDVYVLPKHLDEMVARLHLDALGVKLTELSKEQAEYLGVPVEGPYKSDHYRY; translated from the coding sequence ATGACGTTCGACTACAAGGTGGCAGACCTCGGCCTGGCCGAGTTCGGTCGCAAGGAGATCCGGCTCGCCGAGCACGAGATGCCGGGTCTGATGGCGATGCGCGCCCAGTACGGCGAGAGCAAGCCGCTGGCCGGCGCGAAGATCATGGGCTCGCTGCACATGACCATCCAGACCGCCGTGCTGATCGAGACGCTGACGGCGCTCGGGGCCGAGGTGCGGTGGGTCTCCTGCAACATCTTCTCCACCCAGGACCACGCGGCCGCCGCGGTCGTCGTCGGCCCGGACGGTACCGCCGACGCTCCCGCCGGGGTCCCGGTCTTCGCCTGGAAGGGCGAGACGCTGGAGGAGTACTGGTGGTGCACCGAGCAGGCGCTGAAGTGGCCCGGTGGTGAGGGTCCGAACATGATCCTGGACGACGGCGGCGACGCCACCATGCTCGTCCACAAGGGCACCGAGTTCGAGAAGGCCGGCGCCGTGCCGGACCCGTCGACCGCGGAGTCCGAGGAGTTCGCCGTCGTGCTGAAGCTGCTGGGTCGCACGCTGCAGGAGGACCCGCAGCTGTGGACCACCATCGGCCAGGCCATCTTGGGTGTCACCGAGGAGACCACCACCGGCGTGCACCGGCTGTACGAGATGCACAAGGCCGGCACGCTGCTGTTCCCGGCGATCAACGTCAACGACTCGGTCACCAAGTCGAAGTTCGACAACAAGTACGGCTGCCGGCACTCGCTGATCGACGGCATCAACCGCGCCACCGACGTGCTGATCGGCGGCAAGGTCGCGGTCGTCTGCGGTTACGGCGACGTCGGCAAGGGCTGCGCGGAGTCGCTGCGGGGCCAGGGCGCCCGGGTGATCGTCACCGAGATCGACCCGATCTGCGCGCTGCAGGCCGCGATGGACGGCTACCAGGTGACCACGATCGAGGACGTCGTCGGGACCGCCGACATCTTCGTCACCACCACCGGTAACAAGGACGTCATCACCGCCGACCACATGGCGCAGATGAAGCACCAGGCGATCGTCGGCAACATCGGTCACTTCGACAACGAGATCGACATGGCCGGCCTGTACAAGACGCCGGGCATCGAGCGGGTCACGATCAAGCCGCAGGTCGACGAGTTCCGGTTCGCCGACGGCCACACCGTGATCATCCTGTCCGAGGGCCGGCTGCTGAACCTCGGCAACGCGACCGGGCACCCGTCGTTCGTGATGTCGAACTCCTTCACCAACCAGGTGCTGGCGCAGATCGAGCTGTTCGTGAAGACCGCCGAGTACCCGACCGACGTCTACGTGCTGCCCAAGCACCTCGACGAGATGGTCGCCCGGCTGCACCTCGACGCGCTCGGCGTGAAGCTGACCGAGCTGTCCAAGGAGCAGGCCGAGTACCTCGGCGTTCCGGTCGAGGGCCCGTACAAGTCGGACCACTACCGCTACTGA
- a CDS encoding serine/threonine-protein kinase: MPDVFAGRFELIDPIGSGGTGTVWRAWDRRLERLCAAKVLRQRHAGALLRFVREQGLRLDHPHVLSPYSWAADDDQALLAMDLVDGGSVSNLLADFGGLPDRYAAELLAQLLAGLAQVHAAGLVHRDVKPANLLLQATGTDAPVLRLTDFGIALSVGEPRLTQHGSVVGTPGYIAPEILAGEPPSTAQDLYAAGVTAWQLLTGEDPPPGATPLPPAPSPLWPVVAALLDPDPTTRTPSAEAALAALTPHLATPLPIPSHTPDGEPIEVFTHLPPPPAQYADAPRPSNRAHAADGATRPPSAASGSSGASSPGRSAEPAGSSPANASQPSSVASAASAGRAALGSEPGPGQLAPAAKDAAGASAARRERTGSDGPEPRLGQFVPASERAEDSSGSFPNASAPARATGADGRSGAVVAHAPTRHLRRLVMVGAGVLVAGVIAVVASTLGPDDGGGTPSPGTSVSQPGASASESPRTSASETPSPAPEPIPTGPVTRVPNPSVVLNATCGWQEAGSVETTADGTRVECRQQGASYRWLRAG, encoded by the coding sequence GTGCCGGATGTGTTCGCCGGACGGTTCGAGCTGATCGACCCGATCGGATCCGGCGGGACCGGTACGGTCTGGCGCGCCTGGGACCGGCGGCTCGAGCGGTTGTGCGCGGCCAAGGTCCTGCGCCAGCGGCACGCGGGCGCGCTGCTGCGGTTCGTCCGCGAGCAGGGGCTGCGGCTGGACCACCCGCACGTCCTGAGCCCGTACAGCTGGGCCGCGGACGACGATCAGGCGCTGCTGGCGATGGATCTGGTCGACGGCGGTTCGGTGAGCAATCTGCTGGCCGACTTCGGGGGTCTGCCGGATCGCTACGCGGCGGAGCTCCTTGCGCAGCTGCTCGCGGGTCTTGCGCAGGTGCATGCCGCCGGCCTCGTGCACCGTGACGTCAAACCGGCCAACCTCCTGCTCCAGGCCACCGGCACCGACGCACCCGTCCTCCGGCTCACCGACTTCGGCATCGCGCTGTCCGTGGGCGAACCACGCCTCACCCAGCACGGCTCCGTCGTCGGTACCCCCGGCTACATCGCTCCCGAAATCCTCGCCGGCGAGCCGCCGTCCACCGCCCAGGACCTGTACGCCGCCGGAGTCACCGCCTGGCAACTGCTCACCGGCGAAGACCCACCTCCCGGTGCCACCCCCCTGCCGCCCGCGCCCAGCCCCCTCTGGCCGGTGGTCGCCGCCCTCCTCGACCCCGACCCCACCACCCGAACCCCGTCCGCCGAAGCAGCCCTCGCCGCGCTGACCCCGCACCTCGCGACGCCTCTCCCCATCCCCTCCCACACCCCCGACGGCGAACCCATCGAGGTCTTCACCCACCTCCCACCTCCACCCGCGCAGTACGCCGACGCCCCGAGGCCCTCCAACCGCGCGCACGCCGCCGACGGTGCAACCCGCCCGCCGTCGGCCGCCTCCGGCAGTTCGGGCGCTTCGTCGCCGGGGAGGTCCGCCGAGCCGGCTGGCTCGTCGCCCGCCAACGCCAGTCAGCCGTCGTCGGTTGCGTCGGCCGCTTCGGCTGGGCGGGCTGCCCTCGGCTCCGAGCCGGGTCCCGGCCAGCTCGCCCCGGCGGCGAAGGACGCCGCAGGTGCGTCGGCGGCTCGGAGAGAGCGAACTGGCTCAGACGGCCCTGAACCCCGCCTCGGCCAGTTTGTGCCGGCGTCAGAGCGCGCCGAGGATTCTTCGGGCAGCTTCCCCAATGCGTCGGCTCCTGCCCGGGCGACGGGTGCTGACGGCCGGAGCGGGGCAGTTGTGGCGCACGCGCCGACCCGTCACCTACGGCGGCTGGTGATGGTGGGTGCGGGAGTGCTGGTTGCTGGGGTGATCGCGGTGGTGGCGTCGACCCTCGGGCCCGACGACGGCGGCGGTACGCCGTCGCCCGGTACGTCGGTGTCCCAGCCAGGTGCGTCGGCGTCCGAGTCGCCCAGGACATCGGCTTCCGAGACGCCCTCGCCGGCCCCCGAGCCGATCCCCACCGGCCCGGTGACCCGTGTCCCCAACCCCAGCGTGGTGCTGAACGCGACCTGCGGCTGGCAGGAGGCGGGCAGCGTGGAGACGACGGCCGACGGCACCCGGGTCGAGTGCCGTCAGCAAGGGGCGTCGTACCGCTGGCTCAGGGCCGGTTAG
- a CDS encoding vWA domain-containing protein, translating into MIRRTAVAAAVTALLAGLTFVNASTAAAAGELSPVMVVLDSSGSMTARDAGGSGTRMDAAKRAVGSMVDGLPAGAQVGLAIYGAGTGSSGAEKVAGCKDVRVVQPVGPVNKPALKRAVTATKASGYTPIGQALRTAAAQLPKEGQRSIVLVSDGEDTCAPPQPCEVAKELSKQGVDLHVHTIGFRVDAKARAQLACIAQNTGGTYHDASDADSLLGVLGRVTERALRHYEPTGKPVTGTADPFAAPALAPGQYLDTIDPVEERHYAAELKAGDTAYFAATAVLPRGNPRGIEVLDIRITGPDGADCYHRERELNTRGRDGGSLTTVLRWNGTVAGSSKPKGCSVPGKYVFRVTRDADGGGTDRVPIELQLRIEPPVTGSMGEPAQTSLVGFAQQPAGGVRAVRGGGSFNEATTLAGPGRYGETIYYGEELFYRVKLDWGQGLAYRITFAGRPDGATTNIRTALFSPVRAEIKVDTTAYTGSTQTLPTSGKPIATPRAVYLNRNADNSDFRKASVDGWYYIVAKLGVASGDAPAGGVPVTIDVAVAGDKVAGPEYGAATGETPGTPTPSASEPTPSESTPSESTPSGPATEAGGEVTPQPVADESSSTLPWIILGAVLVLAAAIVAAALILRRRKPPAPPTYPQGPPMQGWSNRP; encoded by the coding sequence ATGATACGACGGACAGCCGTCGCCGCGGCCGTGACCGCACTGCTCGCCGGATTAACATTCGTGAACGCGTCCACCGCGGCCGCCGCCGGTGAGCTCTCGCCGGTGATGGTGGTGCTCGACTCGTCCGGTTCGATGACGGCCCGGGACGCGGGCGGCAGCGGCACCCGGATGGACGCCGCCAAGCGCGCCGTCGGCTCGATGGTCGACGGTCTGCCGGCCGGCGCGCAGGTCGGCTTGGCGATCTACGGCGCCGGGACCGGGTCCAGCGGCGCCGAAAAGGTTGCCGGCTGCAAGGACGTTCGAGTCGTCCAGCCGGTCGGCCCGGTCAACAAGCCGGCCCTCAAGCGGGCGGTCACCGCCACCAAGGCCAGCGGCTACACCCCGATCGGGCAGGCGCTGCGGACCGCCGCGGCGCAGCTGCCCAAGGAGGGGCAGCGGTCGATCGTGCTCGTCTCCGACGGTGAGGACACCTGCGCGCCGCCGCAGCCCTGCGAGGTGGCGAAGGAGCTGAGCAAGCAGGGCGTCGACCTGCACGTGCACACGATCGGCTTCCGGGTCGACGCGAAGGCCCGCGCGCAACTCGCCTGCATCGCGCAGAACACCGGCGGCACGTACCACGACGCCTCCGACGCCGACTCGCTGCTCGGTGTGCTGGGCCGGGTCACCGAGCGGGCACTGCGGCACTACGAGCCGACCGGCAAGCCGGTGACCGGTACGGCGGATCCGTTCGCGGCGCCGGCGCTGGCACCGGGGCAGTACCTCGACACGATCGACCCGGTCGAGGAGCGCCACTACGCGGCCGAGCTGAAGGCGGGCGACACGGCGTACTTCGCGGCGACCGCGGTCCTGCCGCGGGGCAATCCGCGCGGCATCGAGGTGCTCGACATCCGGATCACCGGACCGGACGGCGCCGACTGCTACCACCGGGAGCGCGAGCTGAACACCCGCGGCAGGGACGGCGGCTCGCTGACCACGGTACTGCGCTGGAACGGCACGGTCGCGGGATCGTCCAAGCCGAAGGGCTGCAGCGTGCCGGGCAAGTACGTCTTCCGGGTCACCCGCGACGCCGACGGCGGCGGCACCGACCGGGTCCCGATCGAGCTGCAGCTGCGGATCGAGCCGCCGGTGACGGGCAGCATGGGCGAGCCGGCCCAGACCAGCCTGGTCGGCTTCGCGCAGCAGCCGGCCGGTGGGGTCCGGGCGGTGCGGGGCGGTGGGTCGTTCAACGAGGCGACGACGCTGGCCGGGCCCGGGCGGTACGGCGAGACGATCTACTACGGCGAGGAGCTGTTCTACCGGGTCAAGCTCGACTGGGGACAGGGCCTGGCCTACCGGATCACGTTCGCCGGCCGGCCGGACGGCGCGACGACGAACATCCGGACCGCTCTGTTCAGCCCGGTCCGGGCCGAGATCAAGGTCGACACGACGGCGTACACGGGGTCGACGCAGACCCTGCCCACCAGCGGCAAGCCGATCGCGACGCCGCGGGCGGTCTACCTGAACCGGAACGCGGACAACTCCGACTTCCGCAAGGCCAGCGTCGACGGCTGGTACTACATCGTGGCGAAGCTCGGCGTGGCGAGCGGCGACGCACCGGCCGGCGGCGTACCGGTGACGATCGACGTCGCGGTCGCCGGCGACAAGGTCGCGGGACCGGAGTACGGCGCGGCCACGGGCGAGACGCCGGGGACGCCGACGCCGAGCGCGTCCGAGCCCACGCCGTCGGAGTCCACGCCGTCGGAGTCCACGCCGTCGGGCCCGGCCACCGAGGCGGGCGGTGAGGTCACGCCGCAGCCGGTGGCGGACGAGTCCTCGTCGACGCTGCCGTGGATCATCCTCGGGGCAGTGCTGGTGCTGGCGGCGGCGATCGTCGCCGCCGCGCTGATCCTGCGCCGCCGTAAGCCGCCCGCGCCGCCGACGTACCCGCAGGGTCCGCCGATGCAGGGCTGGTCTAACCGGCCCTGA
- a CDS encoding helix-turn-helix domain-containing protein produces the protein MTDAHARNLDLQRQWYGEPLGDRFRRLLDRLGQSQAQLAGVLGLSAPMLSQLMSGQRAKISNPAVLSRLLQLEAMVGEPGWDALSRTEQERRIEAVRAARQTTLTVDQAKHPGAEPAAAADPVAIIQSLLRDLASASELEDAARLLAAHHPDLAEALRVLGAGRTQDARAYYAKLTARR, from the coding sequence GTGACCGACGCGCACGCACGCAACCTCGACCTGCAGCGACAGTGGTACGGCGAACCGCTGGGTGACCGCTTCCGGCGGCTGCTCGACCGGCTCGGCCAGTCCCAGGCGCAGCTGGCCGGGGTGCTCGGCCTGTCGGCGCCGATGCTGTCCCAGCTGATGTCCGGCCAACGTGCCAAGATCAGCAATCCCGCCGTCCTGTCGAGGCTGTTGCAGTTGGAGGCGATGGTAGGGGAGCCGGGGTGGGACGCGCTCTCGCGGACCGAGCAGGAGCGCCGGATCGAGGCCGTGCGCGCGGCGAGGCAGACGACACTGACGGTCGACCAGGCCAAGCATCCCGGTGCGGAGCCGGCGGCTGCGGCGGACCCGGTCGCGATCATCCAGTCGTTGCTGCGCGACCTGGCCTCGGCCTCGGAGCTGGAGGACGCGGCCCGGCTGCTGGCGGCCCACCACCCCGATCTGGCCGAAGCCCTCCGCGTCCTCGGTGCCGGGCGAACGCAGGACGCCCGGGCGTACTACGCGAAGCTCACCGCCCGGCGCTGA
- a CDS encoding RDD family protein, whose protein sequence is MSQLVTGEAVVLQVRIARMPTRALACAIDFALQVIVLIILFATLFGFLIGGASEALGAALTFVILLLVLVGYRVVMETLTRGRTIGKLMLGLRVVRDDGSSIRFRHALVRALLWVFVDFAPWFAAGPGIVASLMNKQGKRIGDMVAGTVVIRERHQPMASPPLFVPGHLVQWAQSLELSRLTDDLANTSREYLARYKELEPQARVALGDALAFKVGGLTAPAPPVPVSSPAFLSAVLAERRRRELSRLAANRPTGHTGPFAPANPYAQPQSFGAPSFPTQSPYGAAPAGPPYAAPQGVPYGGQPQYGAAPTGPGLQYGVPPAGPGSHIPPGAPQRPYGAGPGAPQPPYGAGPGAPQYGTPPGGSAGTQSPYRPAPGGLQDVPPSGAPQAPAAGERPQDSRVNAEGWHAPGGDEAERWS, encoded by the coding sequence GTGAGTCAGCTCGTCACGGGGGAAGCGGTTGTCCTCCAGGTGCGGATCGCCCGGATGCCGACCCGGGCGCTGGCGTGCGCGATCGACTTCGCGCTGCAGGTGATCGTGCTGATCATCCTGTTCGCGACGCTGTTCGGCTTCCTGATCGGCGGGGCCAGCGAGGCGCTCGGGGCCGCGCTCACCTTCGTCATCCTGCTGCTGGTGCTGGTCGGCTACCGGGTGGTGATGGAGACGCTGACCCGCGGGCGGACCATCGGCAAGCTGATGCTCGGGCTGCGGGTGGTGCGCGACGACGGCAGCTCGATCCGGTTCCGGCACGCGCTGGTGCGGGCGCTGCTGTGGGTGTTCGTCGACTTCGCGCCGTGGTTCGCGGCCGGGCCGGGCATCGTGGCGAGCCTGATGAACAAGCAGGGCAAGCGGATCGGCGACATGGTCGCGGGCACGGTGGTGATCCGCGAGCGGCACCAGCCGATGGCGTCGCCGCCGCTGTTCGTGCCCGGGCACCTGGTCCAGTGGGCGCAGTCGCTGGAGCTGTCCCGGCTGACCGACGACCTGGCGAACACGTCGCGGGAGTATCTGGCGCGCTACAAGGAGCTGGAGCCGCAGGCGCGGGTGGCGCTCGGCGACGCCCTCGCCTTCAAGGTCGGCGGTCTGACCGCCCCGGCTCCTCCGGTGCCGGTCTCCTCCCCTGCCTTCCTCTCCGCCGTCCTCGCCGAACGCCGCCGCCGGGAGCTCTCCCGCCTGGCCGCGAACCGGCCCACCGGCCACACGGGCCCGTTCGCGCCGGCCAATCCGTACGCGCAGCCCCAGTCCTTCGGCGCTCCGTCCTTCCCGACGCAGTCCCCGTACGGCGCAGCACCTGCCGGGCCGCCGTATGCCGCTCCACAAGGCGTCCCGTACGGCGGACAGCCGCAGTACGGCGCGGCCCCCACCGGTCCCGGACTGCAGTACGGCGTACCGCCGGCTGGGCCGGGCAGCCACATACCGCCGGGCGCACCGCAGCGGCCCTACGGCGCCGGACCGGGCGCACCGCAGCCGCCCTACGGCGCCGGACCGGGCGCACCGCAGTACGGCACACCGCCGGGTGGATCGGCCGGCACGCAATCGCCGTACCGGCCGGCGCCGGGCGGGCTGCAGGACGTCCCGCCGAGTGGAGCGCCGCAGGCGCCGGCTGCCGGCGAGCGGCCGCAGGATTCCCGGGTCAACGCCGAAGGGTGGCACGCCCCCGGGGGTGACGAGGCGGAGCGCTGGTCCTAG